One Capra hircus breed San Clemente chromosome 27, ASM170441v1, whole genome shotgun sequence DNA window includes the following coding sequences:
- the DUSP4 gene encoding dual specificity protein phosphatase 4, which yields MVTVDELREMDCSVLKRLMNRDENGGGAGGSGSHGALGLLSGGKCLLLDCRPFLAHSAGYIRGSVNVRCNTIVRRRAKGSVSLEQILPAEEEVRARLRSGLYSAVIVYDERSPRAESLREDSTVSLVVQALRRNAERTDICLLKGGYERFSSEYPEFCSKTKALAAIPPAVPPSTAESLDLSCSSCGTPLHDQGGPVEILPFLYLGSAYHAARRDMLDALGITALLNVSSDCPNHFEGHYQYKCIPVEDNHKADISSWFMEAIEYIDAVKDCRGRVLVHCQAGISRSATICLAYLMMKKRVRLEEAFEFVKQRRSIISPNFSFMGQLLQFESQVLATSCAVEAASPSGPLRERGKATPTPTSQFVFSFPVSVGVHPAPSSLPYLHSPITTSPSC from the exons ATGGTGACGGTGGACGAGCTGCGGGAGATGGACTGCAGCGTGCTCAAAAGGCTGATGAACCGGGACGAGAacggcggcggcgcgggcggcAGCGGCAGCCACGGCGCCCTGGGGCTGCTGAGCGGCGGCAAGTGCCTGCTGCTGGACTGCAGACCGTTCCTGGCGCACAGCGCGGGCTACATCCGAGGCTCGGTCAACGTGCGTTGCAACACCATTGTGCGGCGGCGGGCTAAGGGCTCCGTGAGCCTGGAGCAGATCCTGCCCGCCGAGGAGGAGGTGCGCGCCCGCCTGCGCTCCGGCCTCTACTCCGCCGTCATCGTCTACGACGAGCGCAGCCCGCGCGCCGAGAGCCTCCGCGAGGACAGCACCGTGTCGCTGGTGGTGCAGGCGCTGCGTCGCAACGCCGAGCGCACCGACATCTGCCTACTGAAAG GTGGCTATGAGAGGTTCTCCTCTGAGTACCCAGAATTCTGTTCCAAGACCAAGGCTCTGGCAGCCATCCCACCTGCTGTACCCCCAAGCACAGCGGAGTCTTTGGATCTGAGCTGCAGCTCCTGTGGAACCCCACTGCACGACCAG GGGGGTCCGGTGGAGATCCTGCCCTTCCTCTACCTCGGCAGTGCCTATCATGCTGCCCGCAGGGACATGCTGGATGCCCTGGGCATCACAGCCTTGCTGAATGTCTCCTCTGACTGCCCAAACCACTTCGAAGGACACTATCAGTACAAGTGTATCCCAGTGGAGGACAATCACAAGGCTGACATCAGCTCCTGGTTCATGGAGGCCATCGAGTACATCG ATGCGGTGAAGGACTGCCGCGGGCGCGTGCTGGTGCACTGCCAGGCTGGCATCTCCCGCTCGGCCACCATCTGCCTGGCCTACCTGATGATGAAGAAGCGTGTGCGGCTGGAGGAGGCCTTCGAGTTCGTCAAGCAGCGGCGGAGCATCATCTCGCCCAACTTCAGCTTCATGGGCCAGCTGCTGCAGTTCGAGTCGCAGGTGCTGGCCACGTCCTGCGCAGTGGAGGCCGCCAGCCCGTCGGGGCCCCTGCGCGAGCGGGGCAAGGCCACCCCCACGCCCACGTCACAGTTTGTCTTCAGCTTCCCGGTCTCCGTGGGGGTGCATCCGGCCCCCAGCAGCCTGCCCTACCTGCACAGCCCCATCACCACCTCCCCCAGCTGTTAG